In the genome of Leptotrichia sp. HSP-536, the window GTGCTACTTTTTCTCCCTGATTTGCAGCCTTTAAACAATATTTTTCATATAGCTTTTCATCTTTGCCCATGTAAAAAGTAGATAACATCGTTGAAGCTGTTGGAACATAATCTTCTATTCGTTCAAAATACAATTTTGAAACTTCTGGATAAAATTCCCATGTATCCATTCCCAGCTGCATCATTTCATCAATTTGTTCTTTTGTTAAATTTTCTCCTGCCTTATTTATATGTTCTCTTGCAATCTTTAAATATTTTTCTTCTTCGTTATCCTTATTCCGAAATTTATCTATTATTTTTCCAAATATTCCCAATTATTTCACCATCCAGTTCTTGCACTATACAAGTACAATTTCTTATTCATGTTCCTTACAGCTCATTTCTTCAACTACAAGTTTAAACACACAAACTGCCTTCAACATTCTCTCATCAAATTCCCATTCTGCTTTTCCAGTATTATGTTTCATCAATTCCATCAACGCCTTCATTTTTTCCTGTGAATCTTCAATAATGTCAACTTTCCCATTTCCGATTACACTTTGAAATCTAGCAGTATAATTGCAGGCTTTATCGCCTTTTGTGTAAATTTTGTGATTGGTGTCGAGTTCAAATCCTGCATAGTTATTTTCTTTTATTATATCAAGTTTTCGTCCTGTTCTTGCACCATGAAAGTAAAATGTATAGTTTCCGTTTTCTTCGGTAAAGCCAAAATTTAGTGGGACAATGTAGACTTTTCCGTTGTCATTTAAGCCAAGACGGCAACAGTCACAGGCTTTTATAATTTCTTTTATTTTTTCATTGTCTTTAATTTCTCTGTCCCGTCTTCGCATTTTTATTTTTGTATTTCCCATTTTTGTATCCTTTTTCTAAAATAATCCTGAAATTACCCCATTTTCATCTATGTCAATTAACTCTGCCGCCGGCTTTCTCGGTAATCCTGGCATATCTATAATTTCTCCAGCCATTGCTACCAAGAATCCTGCTCCAGCTGATAATCTTACTTCGTTGATTGTAATTGTGAAGCCTGTTGGTCGTCCCAGCAGATTCGGGTTGTCTGACAATGATTTTTGTGTTTTTGAGATACATATTGGCAATTTATCGTAGCCGTTTTCTACGTATTTTTTAATATTGTTAAGTGCTTTTGGTGCAAAGTTCACTCCATCTGCTCCGTAAATTTCTTTTGCTATTTTTTCAATTTTTTCCTGAATTGACAAGTTCAAATCATAAAGTGGAGTGTATTTTTTGTCTGATTTTTCATTCTTTTCAATGGCGTTCATAACTTTTTCCACAAGTTCTTTTCCACCTTCTCCACCTTTTTCCCAGATTTCGCAGTTGGCAATTTCCACATCCATTTTTGCACAAAAATCTTTTATCACTTGAATTTCAGCGTCAGTATCAGTTATAAATTTGTTAATTGCCACAACAACTGGCAAATTGTACTTTTGCATGCTTTCAATATGTTTTTCAAGGTTTACAAGCCCTTTTGTCAATGTTTTGATATTTTCCGACTTCAAGTCCTTATCTCCACCATGATGCTTTAACGCACGAACTGTTGCAACAATTACAATAACATTCGGCTCCAAGTTCCCAAGCCTAGCTTTTATATCTAAAAATTTCTCAGCACCCAAATCAGCTGCAAATCCAGCTTCCGTAACCACGTAATCTGACAATTTCAATGCCATTTTTGTAGCTAATAACGAATTACATCCATGTGCAATATTTGCAAAAGGCCCACCGTGAATAAATACAGGCGTGTTTTCCAAAGTCTGTACCAAATTAGGCTTTATCGCATCTTTTAGCAATGCCGCTACTGCCCCTTGAATGTTAAGCTGCTTAACTTTAAGCATTTCCCCTTTTCTGTTGTATGCGAAAACTATTTCGCCAATTCTTTCCTTCAAGTCAGTAATAGAGTCAGCAAGACAGAAAATCGCCATAATTTCCGAAGCAACCGTTATCTGAAACGAATTTTCACGAGGCACGCCATTCACTTTTGGCCCAAGCCCAACGACAACGCTTCTTAAATTTCTGTCATTCATATCAAGCACACGTTTAAAAGTAATATTATTCACATCAATATCAAGTTCATTTCCAAAATGTATATGATTGTCAATGCACGCAGAAATCAAGTTATGTGCAGCTGAAATTGCATGAATATCCCCTGTAAAATGTAAATTTATCTCTTCCATTGGAACAACTTGCGACATTCCACCGCCAGCAGCTCCACCTTTCATCCCAAACACAGGTCCCAAAGACGGCTCCCTAAGTGCAGCAATCGACTTGTACCCAAACTTATTTAACGCCTGAGTCAATCCAACAGTAACAGTAGACTTCCCTTCCCCTGGAGGCGTAGGAGTAACAGCCGTCATCAAAATTAACTTCCCATCTTTTTTCTCTGCATTTCTCTTTAACACTTCCAAACTAACCTTAGCCTTATACTTCCCATACGGCTCAAAATCATCCTCTGTAAGTCCAATACTTTCTGCAATCTCACCAATTTTTTTCAATTTCGCATTTTGAGCAATTTCAATATCTGTCATCCTTATATCCTCCTGTATTTTTTATTATTTATATAAAAATCGAAAAAGCCACGAATTGTTAATTAAAAGACTTTTCCGATATTCATTTATAATTTGTTCACTTTTTATAACTTTTTCTTTAGAAATTCATATTAGTTCTTAACTTCTACAACTGAGGCTATTTTTCTAAATTAACCTACAATTCTAAATAACATTATATTATCATAAATACATCATATTATATCTTTTTATAAATGTCAATATTTTTAACTACAATTCGTCTTTTTCATTTTTCAAAAAACCTGTCTTTACAAGGATAAATACGAGATTTAATCTTCATTTTTGGAAGAATGCAAAATAACGGAGAATTAAATTATATTAAAGATAACAGTCAAAATAGAGATAAAATTCTATAACAATTAATTTGGTAGTTTTATGAATCTAATTTTAAGGCTTAACGCAAAACTTTCTTATAAAGAAAAAATAAAACTCGTTTCGTAAAACTACGCTCACTCTCGCAAGCAAAAGTTATTTTTACATAAATAAGTTTTATCATTATAAAAATTATGGCGAAAGAAATACATTCGTATTTAGTTATTTTTCCTTTAACAAAATTTTGCTTATTTAATATTTTCAAATAATTAAAATATAATTTTCATTTTTCAAACAGATTCTAGTATAAATAGCCCGTCGGAGCATTTTTCTGTGCTAGCAAAACTGTCTGAGCATGGCGAGTTTTTTGTCAGTGCAGAAAAATGTCGTAGACTAGCCATAGGTTGTAGGATTTGTGGCAATGAGCAATCCTACGAAAATAAAAAGAAAAAACATAATAATATGAAAAAATATTTATTAATCAAAATATCTAAAGAATAATTTAATTGAATGATTATGAACTATGTATTAAACAACCCTACTATAAAAATTTATTCCTATTTTTAAATGAAATTTAGTATAAGATATTTTATGCTTAAAAAATATAGACTAAAATGTTGTCAATATTGAAAACGGAATTAATTTTATTCTATTGTATAGTTGTCAAACATTTGTTACAAAAACTTTAAAAATAAATAGAAAAGTTATCTTACTAATGTCTTAGCCTAATTGTTTGTCCTGTATTCTTTCAGCATTTCATTTGGACTTTTAAAATTTAATACTTTTCTTGATATATTATTGTATCTGCTGCAATATCTTTTTACTGGCCTTCTTAATTTTTCCAGACTTCTAAATCTTTTTCCTAAATAATAATTGCTGTCCAGCCTGTGGCTCCTTTCCACTTTCCCATTCTGCCACGGCGAATACGGTCTTGTTGTCATGTATTCTATCCCTAGTTCTTCCAGCTTTAGCTCAAATAGTGTCTTTTTGCCATTTTCCGCATTCGTAAACTCCCTGCCGTTATCACTTTGTATTTTTTCTATTTTAAAGCCCAGCTCCGCTTCAAGCGTTTCTAGAAATTTTGTCGTCTGGTATGTACTTTTTTCATCCACTATTCTTAATACCTCTTCCTTGTATACTCATCTATTGCCGTTATCTGATAGTAATTCTGGTCATTCATTCCAAAACATATGCATTCTCTTGGAACATATTTTATGTCTATCTGAACCTTTTCGCCAGGATATGCAGCCTGCTTCACTTTTTTGTGCTTTTGTAAAGCCTTTTAGGCTTTTTGGGCTTATTATCCCTAATTTTTCTTATTATTTTGCACATAGTTCCATAAGAACGGCTGTATCCCAGTTTTCTAGCTTCGGTATATACCTGTGCCAGTCCTTCATATGAAAATCTCCTGTATTTTTTCATAATTAAATCTATTTCTTCCTGAGTATGTTGATTTGGATGACTTTTAGGTCTTCTGCTTTTTGGCATCAGTGACTGCACTGTTCCGTCATATCTGTCACGCCATCTCTTAATCTGCTGTCTTGATGTCTTATATTTTAATGCCGCCTTTGAATTATTGTTATATTTTATTGCATACTCAACTGCCCGTTGACGAACACGGTACTCTTCTGATATACTATTCATAGAAAGGTTTCTCCTTATGTAGTTTTGGTCAGCTTACATTATATCAGAAACCTTTCTTTTTTTCTTCTTTTTTGTCACATATGTATTGTACCACGACATTTTCTAAAATAATGTCTGCTGATTTGTAGCTGATAAATCCTTCAAGCACTCATATTCCTTCATCAAATCCACAACCGTCTTATTCAATTTCGTACGTTTTACCAAATCCTCAATTGACAAAAAACTAGATTCTTTCCGCTCGGCAACTACCTTTTCAGCAACAGATTCCCCCAGTCCATCCACCGCAATTAACGGCATTCTGATTTTCCCGTCCTGTATTGTGAAAAGTTTCGCTTCAGATTTATAAATATCAATTTTTTCCAGCTCAATTTTACGGTAGTGCATTTCAATTAAAATTTCATATAAAAATAATTCCTGTTTTTCCTTCGCATTTAAAGTTCCTTTTCTGTCCATTTCCATTTTCGCACGTTTCAATTCCTCTACTGGTCTGAACATTGTCGTCATTTTAAAATCACCAACTTTTCTATTTAGGAAAGCTGTGTAAAATTCTATTGGATAATGCACTTTAAAATAAGCGATTCTTACTGCCATCATTACATAAGCCACCGCATGCCCTTTTGGGAACATATATTTTATTTTTTCGCATGAATCAATGTACCACTGCTCTACACCGTGTTCCTTCATCGTTTTAGAAAATTCTCTCCATTTTTCAGGATTTTTCGTAGGCTGTCCTTTTCTGACAAATTCCATTATTGAAAAGGCTAATGATTTATCCAGTCCATCGTCAATCAGCTTATTCATAATGTCATCCCGTACCGTGATAATCTGACTCAAGGTTGCAATTCCACTTCTTACGTAATCCTGTGCATTATTCAGCCAAACGTCTGTTCCGTGTGAAAGTCCAGAAATTCTGACTAATTCCGCAAAAGTTTTTGGACGTGTGTCAACTAGCATCTGTTTTACGAAAGATGTACCAAATTCAGGTATTCCTGATGTACCTGTCGGAGAGCCGATTTCATCTGGAGTTACACCAAGTGCTTCTGTACCGCTGAATAAACTCATTACTTGCTTATCATCAAGCGGAATCGTATAAATATCAACACCTGTCAAATCCTGCAAAATTCTAAGCGTTGTTGGATCATCGTGTCCCAGTATATCCAGTTTTACAAGCTGTTCGTCCATTACGTGATAATCGAAATGGGTTGTTTTTGAAGTAGCTTTCATATCATTGGCAGGACGCTGGATTGGGCAGAAGTCGTAAATTGACTTGTCTTTCGGAACTACTATCATTCCGCCAGGATGCTGTCCAGTTGTTTTTCTAGCCCCTTCACAGCCTTTTGCAATTCTCATAACTTCTGCTTTTCTTTCCTTTATTTCAGGTGTTCCTTCCACTTCTTCAAGATATTTTTTCACATATCCAAAAGCATTCTTTTCAGCAAGTGTAGAAATCGTTCCCGCACGAAAGACATTGTCGCTTCCAAACAGCTCTTCCGTATATTTATGAATCTCCCCCTGATATTCCCCAGAAAAGTTTAAGTCAATATCCGGCACTTTATCTCCATTGAATCCCATAAACACTTCAAATGGGATAGCGTGTCCATCTTTTATATATTTTGTACCGCATTCTGGACAATTTTTATCAGGATAGTCAACTCCGCTTCCTTCCTCATTCATAAATTCCGTATGCTTACATTTAGGACATCTGTAATGCGGATAAAGTCCGTTCACTTCGGTAATTCCCATAAGATAGGCAACAATTGAAGAACCGACCGAACCACGTGAACCTACAAGATAGCCCGCATCTACCGATTTATGTACAAGTTTTTGTGCAATCAGATAAAGTACAGCAAATCCATTTTGAATAATCGAATTAAGCTCTTTTTCCACTCTTTCTTTCAAATCTGGGTCAATATTTTCGCCATAAAGCTCTTTCAGCTTACTATAAGTCATTTTCCTTACTTCATCTTCAGCACCTTCGATTTTCGGTGGATAGAATCCAGTCGGAATTGGTCGCACTTGTTCTATCATATCACTGATTCTATGTGTATTTTCCACAACGACTTCCTGAGCCGTTTCTTCTCCCAGATATTTAAACTCTTCCAGCATTTCTTCTGTAGTTTTGAAATAAAGTTTTCTGTCAAAAAATTCATATTCTTTAACGCCTTCTGCAACTTCAGTTTTCCACATTGTTCCGCTTCCCAGAAGCAAGATATTCCTGTTAATCACTTCCCGCTCTTCCAGATAGTGAGCATCTCCTGTCGCAACCACAATTTTATTCAGTTTTTTCCCAAGTTCGCAAAAATATTTGTTCATCTCCCTGATTATATCGTAATTTTCAATTTCCTTGCTTCTTTTTTCTACTCTGTCAGTATAATTTGCAACAGGCTGAATTTCAATGTAGTCATAAAATTTTGCTTTTTCTTCAATATCATCTTTTTCAGTTCCACGTAAATAAAGATTTACCAATTCACCCCTATTTCTTTCAGAAGCCGAAGCAGAACTTGCAATTAACAAATTTTCTCTCATGCTGTTTAATAAGCTTTTTGGTATTCTAGGTCTTTTTTTTCCAAAAAATTCTATATGTGAACGTGATACAAGCTCGTACAAATCACGAAGCCCAGCCTGATTTTTGACCAAAATCATTGTATTCAATGTTTCCGAATTTTGAATATTCGGCTGTAAATCCGTATTAATTTCAATCAGTTTCAAAATTCCCTTGCTTAAAATCATATTTAAAAATTTCTGAAAAACTTCCGCAGTCGCCTTCGCATCATCAACAGCCCTGTGATGTGTTTCAAGTGTAATTCCAAAATATTTTACCAGATTGGCAAGCCCATATCCTCTCAATTCTGGAAGCAATGTTCTAGCCAAAGGCAACGTATCAATTACGCTTGGAGAATACTCAAGTCCTTGCTCAATGGTTTTTTGCTTGATAAATCCCACGTCAAATTTTGCATTGTGAGCAACTACTGTCGTACCTGTGCAAAATTCCAAAAATCTTGGCAGTACAGTTTCTATTTTTTCAGCATTTGCAACCATTTCGTCAGTAATCGTTGTAAGTTCCGTTATTTTTTGAGGAATTGGAATTTCAGGATTTACAAATTCAGAAAATTCTCCGATAACTTCCCTTCCACGCATTTTTACAGCCCCAATTTCAATTATCTTGTCATTAAACGGATCAAATCCAGTCGTTTCAATATCGAATACAACATAAATTTCATCTTCAATCATCTTGTTCTTAGGATTTGTAATCAAGTCCTGCTCATCATCGACTACATACGCCTCCATCCCAAAAATAACCTTAAAATCCTCATTTGCCTCCTTAAATGCAAACGGAAATGAATGCACTACTCCGTAATCTGTCACAGCAATCCCGCTATGTCCAAATTCTTTCGCTCTTTTTGCATAATCCTTGATTGACATAACTCCGCTCATTTCGCTCATATTTGTATGTGCATGAAGTTCTATTCTTTTTTTTTGAGCATTGTCTTCTTTTTTCACATCTTTGGAGTCAATAGCTTCCACTTTCTGAGTTCTTATATATTTTTCCCCAGTGTACATATCCGATTCAAATGTTCCTGTAACTTTTACCCAGTCGCCAAGCTTAACCTGAACATCTTTTTTTGTATTGAAGAAAATTCTGCAGCTAACGGAATTTGTATAATCTGTAATCATAAAATCACACATTAATTTCCCATTTTTAGTTTCTCTCATATCCAAATTAAAGATTTTACCTTCCAATGCAACATTTTCTCCATCATTCAAAATATCAAGCGCAGAAAAAGCCACTGCATCCATATCAGGAATTTTTTTTCGTCTAAATCCATTTCCATTATTATTACCATTATTGTTATTATTACTGAAACCACCATTTGAAAAATTACCATTGCTATTCCCGTTGTTAAAATTTCCGTTACTATTTTCATATTGAGGCAATTCGCTGGATTTTATTGAATTTAATTCATTTTGAGCTTTTATTTTTTCTTTAATTTCTTTAAAATCCCCATTTACAAACTCAATTTTTATTAAATTGTCCACACAATCATGAATCCTTTGCGTAAGCCTGTCCTTAATTTCAACTCTTTTTGCCTCTTCTATCAAATGATGTGACGGCAATTTTATAAATATTGTATCTTCCAGACTTTCAACTTCATAACTTGCAAAAATGTACTGGTATCTCTGGCTTTCACATTTATAACTTTCAATTGCAAATTTTATAAAGCCAACAACATCCTTTTTTATCAGTTCTGAATTAATATCCATCTTCATCCGCAATTTCAATCCTTCAGATTCAAAGTTTTTATAAAGCAGCTGCTTCAAATCCTGTATTTCACTATCCGCATTAAAGCTATTAACTTTTATAAATACCTGCATTTCTTTTTTTCTGGAAAATAGGCTAACATATTCAATTTCAAAATTTCTAATTTCATATTTTCTGGAAAAATCTTCTGAAGGCTTGATTTTTAAATATTTTGTACTCATTTTATCCCCTCAATCTCTGATTTAAACAAAATCTATTTCTCGTTTTTCTCCACAATCACTTTCAACGAATGCCAACTAAGCGTTGCACATTTAACTCTCGCAGGCATTTGAGCGACATACTCCATAAGCACTGCATCTCCTAGCTTTTTACTTTCCTCGCCTGTTAATTTTTCTTCCTGCTTCATCATTTTAAAAAATAAATTCACTTTTTCCTTCGCCTCTTCCATTGTCTTTCCCTTTACCAAGTCAATCAGCATAGCCATAGAAGCCGTTGAAATAGCACATCCGCTTCCAATAAAAGCCGCATCTATTATTACATCATTTTCATCAGTTTTTATTTCCAGCGTCAAGTCATCTCCACAGTTCGGATTATGTCCACGCTCTGCAAACGTCGGATTTTCAATTTCACGATTCAGTTCCTTACGTCTGCTGTATTCCAGTATTGTCTGCTGATATATTTTTTCCAAATTCATATTAAACCTCCTTTTCAATTTTTTCTTTAGTAATTTGTAAAATTTATAAAGTCTTATTAAAAACATTTCTCAATTTTAACTTTTCTTATTTTTCTTCGTTTTTGACAAGGAATCTTGCCTTTTTGCTTCGTAAACACTTTTATTATTCAAATTTCATAATTTTTTATGTCTCTAATTTTTGTACCTTTTTATAATTCAAAAACTTCCTTCACTTTCAGAAGTCCCTCTATTAATTTATCAATGTCTTCTTCATTATTGTAAATACTAAAACTTGCACGGCAGCAAGACGGCACTCCCAAATACTTCATTAACGGCTGTGCGCAATGATGCCCCGAACGAACTGCCACATCATAAGAATCCAGTATAAATGCCACATCGTGAGAATGTACATTTTTTACATTAAAGGCAATAATTCCAGCACTTTCAACATCTTTTGTAAAATATGTTTCCACAAAATCCAATTTTTTCAATTTTTCCAAAGCAATTTCTGTAAGTGAATTTTCAATTTCATTAATTTTTTCATAACTTATTTCTTCAATAAAATTAATTGCTTCTTCCAGAGTTACTGCACCTTCTACATTTTGAGTCCCACCTTCAAACTTATTTGGAAGTGGTGCAAATGTTGATTCCTGCTCCGTTACAAACTCGATCATATCTCCACCGTATAAAAAAGGCGGCATTTTTTCAAGAATATCTTTTTTCCCATACATAACCCCGATTCCCATTGGAGTAAATAATTTATGTCCTGAAAATACAAGAAAATCTGCATCCAGTTCTTGAACATCATGTTTAAAATGTAGCATCGACTGTGCAGCATCTACAAGAATACGTGTGTTTTTATTTTTATTTCGTGCGATTTCAATAATCTCTTTTATTGGCTGAATAACTCCTGTAACATTTACCACAGCAGAAACAGCCACAAGTTTTGTTTTATCTGACAGTTTATTTTTAAAATCTTCAATATCAAACTGCCCATTTTCAGTAAGATAAACAAATTTTATCTTAGCATTTTTCTTTTTAGCAACAAATTGCCAAGGGACAATGTTTGCGTGATGATTTGAAATTCCTAGAATTATCTCGTCGTTTTCGTTTATAAATTCCAGCCCGTAAGAATAGGCGATTAAATTGATTGATTCAGTCGTACTTTTAGTAAAAATCACTTCTTCAGGATATTTTGCATTAATAAACTTCTGTATAGTTTTACGTGCATTTGACATCAAGTTTGAGGCTTCCATAGACAAAGTATGCGAACCACGTCCTGGATTGCCATTATATTTTTCATAATATTCCATAATTTTATCCAGCACTCTTTTTGGCTTTTGTGAAGTTGCCGCTGTATCAAGATAATGATTATTTCTGTTCTTAAATATTGGAAATTCTTTTCTATAATCCATTTTTCCCTCCCTATACAATTTTACCCACAAGCAATACAAAAATTATATCACTTAGTGGGTAATTTTTCAAATTCATATTTTTAATTTTTTAAATTCTTCTTTCCAGTTCTTCAAATAATTTTTCCCTTAACTTTTCATCATCGATGTTATCCATTATTGGACGGAATGAAGATTCTACTATCAATTTTTTTGCTCTTCCTTCAGAAAGTCCACGGCTCATTAAATAAAATAATTTTGATTCATCAACTTTTCCGACAGAAGCGGCATGTTCTCCGATAACATCATCTTCGCTACAGAATAATGTTGGAATAGAGTCAGCCTTTATTTTATCATTTAACAAAATTGCAAATTCTCCTTCACGTCCTTCCGACTTGCTTGAACCTTGCTTAAAGTAAAGGTTTCCACGAAATACCTTTTTAGCTGTATCTTTCACAGCCCCTCTTCCTTGAAGTTCCCCAATCGTTCTACGTCCACGGAAAACTACAGAATATTCCAAGTCCAGCTTTCTATCCTCATCAGCAAGGTATGCAGGCCATACATAAACTTCTGCAGAATCTTCTTCAAGATAAGATTTATGGCTTATTGCATTAATCTTTCCACCTAGTTCAACACTGTAATATTGTGTTTTCCCTTGTCCCAAAGTTTCTATCTTAGATGATTCAAAATTAGAACTGCTTGTATTTAAAGTTTGTATTTTTATAATTTTTACTTCTGCATTTCGTCCTGTAAACACTTTTATAATTCCATTGTGATAAACTGGTGTATTATCTTCTGAATCATAAGTAATTATTACTGTAACTTTTGCAAAATCTTCCACTTCAATAACATTGTAGTCAACTAGGAAATTATTTTCTTTATTTGCACGATAATTTAAGTAAATTGGCTTTTCAACAGTTTTTCTCTCTTTTATTTTCAAATACTTCCCTTCATTATAAAAAGCAAAGTTCTGTTTCTTGAAAAAATCTCCCAATCCATAATCATTATCGTTTTTCAAACTTTCAAGTTCTTGCAGGGAATCATTTATATTTTTTATAACAACTCCATCTTGATTTTCATTTTTAACTTCCAGATTATTAAATTCCTTAAAAGTTTCAGGTTCCTCATATTTATAGCCTACCCTTTTCCAATTAACTTTTTCAAGTCTTTTATATTCTTCAAAAATTTTTAATCTGTAATCACTGTTATCAAGATTTTGTATGCTTGATTTTTCTAACATTTTTACTCCTCTCATTTTTTAAGCAATGTCTTTAAATTATCCAATAGTTCCTTCAAGTTCCAGCTCTATCAATTTATTAAGCTCTACAGCATATTCAAGCGGAAGCTCCTTAGAAATTGGCTCAACAAATCCTCTTACAATCATCGCCTTCGCTTCATCCTCGCTGATACCTCTTGACATAAGGTAAAATATCGCTTCATCACTTATCCTTCCAATTTTTGCCTCATGCCCAATATCCACACTGTCATTGTTAATATCAATTATCGGTATAGTATCTGAACTTGACAGATTATCCAGCATTAGCGATTCACATTC includes:
- the sufD gene encoding Fe-S cluster assembly protein SufD, with amino-acid sequence MLEKSSIQNLDNSDYRLKIFEEYKRLEKVNWKRVGYKYEEPETFKEFNNLEVKNENQDGVVIKNINDSLQELESLKNDNDYGLGDFFKKQNFAFYNEGKYLKIKERKTVEKPIYLNYRANKENNFLVDYNVIEVEDFAKVTVIITYDSEDNTPVYHNGIIKVFTGRNAEVKIIKIQTLNTSSSNFESSKIETLGQGKTQYYSVELGGKINAISHKSYLEEDSAEVYVWPAYLADEDRKLDLEYSVVFRGRRTIGELQGRGAVKDTAKKVFRGNLYFKQGSSKSEGREGEFAILLNDKIKADSIPTLFCSEDDVIGEHAASVGKVDESKLFYLMSRGLSEGRAKKLIVESSFRPIMDNIDDEKLREKLFEELERRI